A section of the Castanea sativa cultivar Marrone di Chiusa Pesio chromosome 12, ASM4071231v1 genome encodes:
- the LOC142621151 gene encoding receptor-like protein EIX2 produces the protein MGGRSLKLLYAFLMLFLRLKSALAFTSGVGDDSVKCIEKERQALLEFKKGFAEGYQGKLSSWGNEDEKNCCNWDGVYCNNQTGHVLELKLGLYGLRGIITPSLLELPYLTHLDLSLNDFNQSHIPKFIGSIGDLKHLNLSWANLNGPIPRQLGNLSLLQSLHLNNNDLKIDENLEWLSRLSSIKELDLSSTNLSMAKDWLKVVSRLPKLSNLNLASCDLPPVTDLSSLPHINFSISLTILDLSTNHVTQSIFPWLFNFSTSLVQIDLSDNQLGGSIPDAFGNMNSLQTLILDDNQLEGGVPKFVGNMCALATLSMENNKLSGKLAELIHYLCRRPVEGIGNQSAINSLRLGSNLLEGEISEQHFSALSVLEELLLSHNSLTLKFSNDWVPPFQLVTIDLSSCNLGPDFPKWLSTQRLLRYLDISRNGISDSIPLWFWKQTSVLFYINLSYNQIWSGFPDEAFFRSPDQYGQPQVLVQNPGLTILNLSNNKFSGYLNYYLCSYFAKSLIYLDFSNNQLSGGLPNCFMLCQNLIVLNLANNNLSGEISSFTTSLIQLRVLDLSNNSFLGELPWSLRNCTRLSFLNLRDNSFSGKLPAWIGESLSSLVILNLQSNKFHGCIPPQLCRLAHIQFLDLSQNNISGNIPQCLYNLTAMAFKITNNKRTNITDLAYLNGTQVTFLNGGGFIYVFNTNVSWKGHSYNYGKNFGEMRSIDLSSNKLTGEIPEEIFSLTELKTLNLARNMLTGIIPQDIGHLQQLESLDLSSNQLFGSIPTSIADLNFLSFMNLSYNKLSGRIPTGTQIQIADPFGFIGNLALCGPPLTPKCPGDAKPNVESPKGGSKNYQEDEDEFLNCLYIGMGLGFIVGFWGVCASIMLNRSWRHLYFQTISNLNDWLHVAMIVNIARMQRMFQG, from the coding sequence ATGGGTGGAAGATCCCTAAAACTTCTCTATGCGTTTCTAATGCTTTTCCTACGTTTGAAATCAGCCCTTGCATTCACTTCAGGCGTTGGAGATGACAGCGTCAAGTGCATAGAGAAGGAGAGACAAGCCCTCCTTGAGTTCAAAAAAGGCTTTGCTGAAGGCTACCAGGGCAAGCTCTCTTCTTGGGGGAATGAAGATGAAAAGAATTGCTGCAATTGGGACGGAGTTTACTGCAACAATCAAACAGGCCATGTACTTGAGCTAAAGCTTGGTTTATACGGTTTGCGAGGTATTATTACTCCTTCATTACTTGAGTTGCCTTATTTGACTCATCTAGATCTCAGTCTCAATGATTTTAATCAAAGCCATATTCCAAAGTTTATCGGTTCTATCGGTGACTTAAAACACCTCAATCTCTCTTGGGCCAATCTCAATGGACCAATTCCACGTCAACTTGGAAACCTTTCACTCTTGCAAAGCCTTCATCTCAACAATAACGATttgaaaattgatgaaaatCTTGAATGGCTCTCTCGCCTGTCTTCAATAAAAGAGCTTGACCTAAGTTCCACAAATCTCAGTATGGCCAAGGATTGGCTGAAAGTTGTGAGTCGTCTCCCTAAACTATCAAATTTGAACTTGGCAAGTTGTGATCTTCCTCCAGTCACTGATCTCTCGTCTCTCCCCCATATCAACTTTTCTATATCACTCACTATACTTGACCTTTCTACCAACCATGTCACTCAATCAATATTTCCGTGGTTGTTCAACTTTAGTACCAGCTTGGTTCAGATTGACCTTTCTGATAACCAGTTAGGAGGTTCAATTCCAGATGCTTTCGGTAACATGAATTCTCTTCAAACTCTCATTCTTGATGATAATCAACTTGAAGGAGGCGTTCCAAAATTCGTTGGAAATATGTGCGCTTTAGCGACTTTGTCTATGGAGAACAACAAACTGAGTGGAAAACTGGCAGAGCTCATCCATTACTTGTGTAGGCGTCCAGTAGAGGGCATCGGAAACCAATCTGCGATAAACAGTTTGCGTCTTGGTTCCAATCTTTTGGAAGGTGAAATCTCTGAACAACATTTTTCAGCTCTTTCCGTATTAGAGGAATTGTTATTATCTCATAATTCTTTGACTTTAAAATTCAGCAATGATTGGGTGCCCCCATTTCAATTGGTTACCATAGATTTGTCATCTTGTAACCTGGGTCCTGATTTCCCAAAATGGTTATCCACTCAACGGCTCTTGAGGTACCTCGATATCTCCCGTAATGGAATTTCAGATTCCATCCCTTTGTGGTTCTGGAAGCAAACTAGTgtgttattttatataaatctcTCCTACAACCAAATTTGGAGCGGGTTTCCAGATGAAGCCTTTTTTCGCAGCCCAGACCAATATGGGCAACCACAAGTACTAGTCCAAAATCCTGGTCTAACCATCTTAAATCTCTCCAACAATAAGTTTTCGGggtatttaaattattatctaTGCTCGTATTTTGCAAAATCCTTGATTTACCTTGATTTCTCAAACAACCAGCTATCTGGAGGTCTCCCTAATTGTTTCATGCTATGTCAAAACTTAATAGTTCTAAATTTGGCGAACAATAATTTGTCTGGAGAAATTTCCAGCTTTACGACCTCTTTGATACAGCTTAGAGTACTAGATTTGAGCAACAACAGCTTCTTGGGAGAATTGCCATGGTCATTACGAAATTGCACAAGGTTGTCATTTTTAAATCTAAGAGACAATTCATTTTCGGGAAAACTACCAGCTTGGATAGGAGAAAGCCTGTCATCTTTGGTCATTCTTAACCTTCAGTCCAATAAGTTTCATGGATGCATACCGCCACAACTATGCCGGTTAGCACATATTCAATTCCTCGACTTGTCTCAAAACAATATTTCAGGAAATATTCCACAATGTCTCTATAATTTGACTGCCATGgcttttaaaattacaaataataagcGTACTAATATAACTGATTTAGCGTATTTGAATGGCACTCAGGTTACATTTTTAAATGGGGGTGGGTTCATTTATGTTTTCAATACGAATGTTAGTTGGAAAGGACACTCTTATAACTATGGAAAGAATTTTGGAGAGATGAGAAGTATTGATCTCTCAAGTAATAAATTAACGGGAGAAATTCCAGAAGagattttcagccttacagaATTGAAAACATTGAACTTAGCAAGAAACATGTTGACAGGAATAATTCCTCAAGACATTGGTCATTTGCAACAGTTAGAATCCTTGGATTTGTCAAGTAATCAACTTTTTGGTTCAATTCCTACTAGCATTGCTGATCTGAATTTTCTGAGTTTCATGAACTTGTCATATAACAAATTGTCGGGAAGAATTCCAACAGGCACTCAAATCCAAATTGCCGACCCTTTTGGATTCATTGGTAATCTTGCACTTTGTGGTCCTCCACTGACTCCTAAGTGTCCTGGAGATGCGAAACCAAATGTTGAGTCACCTAAAGGTGGTAGTAAAAACTatcaagaagatgaagatgaattCCTGAATTGTCTTTATATTGGTATGGGGCTTGGATTCATAGTAGGATTTTGGGGAGTGTGTGCCTCTATAATGTTGAACCGTTCTTGGAGACATCTATATTTCCAGACAATAAGCAACTTGAATGATTGGCTCCATGTGGCAATGATAGTGAATATTGCAAGAATGCAAAGGATGTTTCAGGGCTAA